TCCGGACGGGCTACGGAGACATTGCGGGCTGGCTGGAGCGGGAAGGCATCGAGGCTCCCGGGCCGCCCGAAGTTGCGCGGGCAGTTATCGCCATTCGAAAGAGCAAACTGCCGGATCCTGCCGAACTGGGAAACAGCGGGAGCTTTTTTAAGAACCCGGTTATTGGAAAGTCCCAATTTGAAAATCTCCGCACGCGCTTCCCGCAAATGCCGGGATATCCGCAGGAAAACGGGGACGTTAAGGTGCCGGCTGGCTGGCTCATCGATTCGCTCGGGTACAAGGGGCATCGCCAGGGCGATGCGGGCGTCCATAAAAACCAGGCGCTCGTCCTGGTCAATTACGGGGGAGCCTCCGGGAAAGAAATACTGGCCCTGGCGCGGGAAATCCAACAAGCAGTCCGGGATACGTATGGAATACAGATCGAGCCAGAAGTGAATATCTTGTAAGTTCCCCTGAAAATAATAACCCCCGCTGCGGGATCCGAAGCGGGGGCTAAACCAAACCAAACTAACCAAACATTACGTACGGCATGAAGTTCCCGTACGTCGAACTAATTCAAAAGTGAAAACGCCGGAGAACAAAAATTCTTAACTTAGCGTTTCCCTATATACGACAAGGCTATAGGGTTTGGATGCCGGGCAATATGCTTTTTTCCGGCCATCGCCCAAATCATGAGCACATTACTCGAAAAACATATAGTTGAACTGCTCCGGGAGGGCGATGAAAAGGCCATCGGCCTGCTCTATGAGCACTATGGGGACACGCTCTACGGGGTTGCCCTGAAGGTGGTAAAAAACGAAGAACTCGCCCAGGACGTGGTCCAGGAGAGTTTTGTGAAGATCTGGAAGAAATCCCATACCTACGACGCTTCAAAGGCCAAACTGTTTACCTGGCTATTCCGGATTACCCGCAACGCGGCCATCGACAAACTTCGCAGTTTGAGTACAAAGTCGGATAAGGAAATCCAAATAGACGTTTCGGACGTATATACAATAGGTGTGGACGGGGTGAACCCCGAATTGATGGACATGCAAAAACACCTCGGGAGTATTGAGCCCAAGTACCAGGTGGTGCTGGAGGCCCTCTTCTTCCAGGGAATGACCCAACAGGAAGCCAGCGAGGAACTGGATATCCCGCTGGGAACCATCAAATCGCGGCTCAAGATCGGCCTGAGGGAACTCAAGAAGATCTACGGCCCGGCCGTAATGATCGTTTATTGTTTATTGCAAGCGTTATGAAAGAAAAAATACAACAGTTTTTGGAGTCCGACCTGCTGGAGCAGTACCTGCTGGAAACTACGGGTCCTGAGGAAAGCGCCCGGGTGGAACGCTATATTGCGATGTACCCGGAGGTGCGCGACAGTTACCTGGAGTTGCAGGAAAACCTGGAAGCCTACGCCAAACTGCATGCCGTCCGCGCCCCGGAGGGCCTGCGCGAGCGCATCCTGCAACGCGTCCGGAATGAGCGGGCAGGTCGCCGGCGCTTTATGCGGTACGCCGTGGCAGCCAGCATTGCCGCCCTGTTCTTTGCCGGGGCGTCGTTCTGGTTTTACAACCAGAACCAGAACCTGCAGGTGGAAAACGACCTGGTCAACAATAAAATCCGGGTACTGGAAGCCGATATGAAGGAGCAGCTCGAGGATGTCCGCAACCAGTTTATCGTACTGAACAACCCGGGAACACGGAAGTTCATGGTTAACGGCAACCAAAAAGCCCGGGAACTCAAGGCGATTGC
This genomic window from Robiginitalea biformata HTCC2501 contains:
- a CDS encoding RNA polymerase sigma factor, which codes for MSTLLEKHIVELLREGDEKAIGLLYEHYGDTLYGVALKVVKNEELAQDVVQESFVKIWKKSHTYDASKAKLFTWLFRITRNAAIDKLRSLSTKSDKEIQIDVSDVYTIGVDGVNPELMDMQKHLGSIEPKYQVVLEALFFQGMTQQEASEELDIPLGTIKSRLKIGLRELKKIYGPAVMIVYCLLQAL
- a CDS encoding anti-sigma factor, with translation MKEKIQQFLESDLLEQYLLETTGPEESARVERYIAMYPEVRDSYLELQENLEAYAKLHAVRAPEGLRERILQRVRNERAGRRRFMRYAVAASIAALFFAGASFWFYNQNQNLQVENDLVNNKIRVLEADMKEQLEDVRNQFIVLNNPGTRKFMVNGNQKARELKAIAYVNPVKKLSYINVRKLPNLPEDKDYQMWAEVNGEMVNLGVIRNYEDKDKLMALPYGEKGLSYITIEPKGGNTTPSVQNIVADFSY